In one Sphingomonas sanguinis genomic region, the following are encoded:
- the tatB gene encoding Sec-independent protein translocase protein TatB: MFNIDSSEFLLVAIVALVVIGPKDLPKAMRVVGYWVGKARGVTRQFRQGFDNMVREAELEEMEKRWAAENERIMREHAAETPPHVDTEAAASTPPAALPDATQHAMAPDAPNRDAHAHDTHGSPHTDHSDQPVMVEKPAVTPAPASEHPPRGTEGAAS; this comes from the coding sequence ATGTTCAACATCGATTCCAGCGAGTTCCTGCTGGTCGCTATCGTCGCGCTCGTCGTGATCGGTCCCAAGGACCTGCCCAAGGCGATGCGCGTCGTCGGCTATTGGGTGGGCAAGGCGCGCGGCGTGACGCGCCAGTTCCGCCAGGGCTTCGACAATATGGTCCGCGAGGCCGAGCTGGAGGAAATGGAAAAGCGCTGGGCCGCCGAGAATGAGCGGATCATGCGCGAACACGCCGCCGAGACGCCGCCGCATGTCGATACCGAAGCTGCCGCATCGACGCCTCCGGCGGCGCTGCCGGATGCGACGCAACACGCGATGGCGCCCGATGCGCCCAACCGCGATGCCCATGCGCACGACACGCATGGCTCCCCCCATACGGATCATAGCGATCAGCCGGTGATGGTGGAAAAGCCCGCCGTCACGCCCGCACCCGCCAGCGAGCATCCGCCGCGCGGCACCGAGGGGGCGGCATCATGA
- a CDS encoding SPOR domain-containing protein yields the protein MANETDGRTFDLDDADRLPWLETVEADEPEGVGIGKVVALVILGLAILAAIGFGFYKWQAHQAAADGDGAVIAAPEGDYKVRPADPGGLKIKGEGNTAIATSAGKPGGTGAIDLRAVPEAPMNGTRVVQKPAEPNGGRNAVAQVPESGGKLVAPAPVAAARAPVAAPTGGAMVQLGAYPSEASANAAWDRFSKRFSYVAALGKVVQPVASNGKTLYRLRVNAGSANQAADICGRLRVAGESCFVAS from the coding sequence ATGGCGAACGAGACGGACGGCCGTACCTTTGACCTGGACGACGCGGATCGCCTGCCCTGGCTGGAAACCGTCGAGGCCGACGAACCGGAAGGCGTCGGCATCGGCAAGGTCGTGGCGCTGGTCATCCTGGGCCTCGCCATTCTGGCGGCGATCGGCTTCGGCTTCTACAAATGGCAGGCGCATCAGGCGGCGGCGGACGGCGACGGCGCGGTGATCGCCGCACCCGAGGGCGACTATAAGGTCCGTCCGGCCGATCCCGGCGGCCTGAAGATCAAGGGCGAGGGCAATACAGCCATCGCCACCAGCGCGGGCAAGCCCGGCGGCACCGGCGCTATCGATCTGCGCGCCGTGCCCGAGGCGCCGATGAACGGCACCCGCGTCGTTCAGAAGCCCGCCGAGCCGAATGGCGGCCGTAACGCGGTGGCGCAGGTGCCGGAATCGGGCGGCAAGCTCGTCGCCCCCGCGCCAGTAGCGGCGGCGAGGGCGCCCGTTGCTGCTCCGACCGGCGGTGCGATGGTCCAGCTGGGTGCCTATCCCAGCGAGGCCTCCGCCAATGCTGCCTGGGATCGCTTTTCCAAGCGGTTTTCCTATGTCGCCGCGCTCGGCAAGGTGGTCCAGCCCGTCGCGTCGAACGGTAAGACCCTTTATCGCCTGCGCGTGAATGCCGGTTCGGCCAACCAGGCCGCCGATATTTGCGGGCGCCTGCGCGTGGCGGGCGAGAGCTGCTTCGTCGCCAGCTGA
- a CDS encoding segregation and condensation protein A, with protein MTGEQLTLDLEGWEGPLDLLLSLARSQKVDLRQISILALVEQYLRFVDKAGRMQLELAADYLVMAAWLAYLKSSLLLPRPPEEEPDPEEMALRLQLRLERLAAMRECGARLMARDRLGRDVFMRGAPEGLAVQRKAMWQAELYDLISAYGRINARTRPVMHVVADRQVMTLEAALERVSMLVGSRIDWSAIETFLPEGSERLRRSALASSFLAVLELARQGKVELRQAAPFAPLLIRQPAP; from the coding sequence ATGACGGGGGAACAGCTGACGCTTGATCTGGAGGGGTGGGAAGGGCCGCTCGATCTGCTGCTGTCGCTCGCCCGCTCGCAAAAGGTCGATCTGCGCCAGATTTCGATCCTGGCGCTGGTGGAGCAATATCTGCGCTTCGTCGACAAGGCCGGGCGGATGCAGTTGGAGCTGGCGGCCGATTATCTGGTGATGGCCGCCTGGCTCGCCTATCTCAAATCCTCGCTGCTGCTCCCCCGCCCGCCCGAGGAGGAGCCCGACCCCGAGGAAATGGCGCTGCGCCTGCAACTCCGGCTGGAGCGGCTGGCCGCGATGCGCGAGTGCGGCGCGCGGCTGATGGCGCGCGACCGGCTGGGCCGCGACGTCTTCATGCGCGGCGCGCCCGAGGGACTGGCGGTGCAGCGCAAGGCGATGTGGCAGGCCGAACTGTACGACCTCATCTCCGCCTATGGCCGGATCAACGCGCGCACCCGCCCGGTCATGCATGTCGTCGCCGACCGGCAGGTGATGACGCTGGAGGCCGCGCTGGAGCGGGTGTCGATGCTGGTCGGCAGCCGCATCGACTGGTCGGCGATCGAGACGTTTCTGCCCGAGGGCAGCGAAAGGCTGCGGCGGTCGGCGCTGGCATCCAGCTTCCTCGCGGTGCTGGAACTGGCGCGACAGGGCAAGGTCGAACTGCGTCAGGCGGCACCCTTCGCCCCGCTGCTCATCCGTCAGCCCGCCCCATGA
- the tatC gene encoding twin-arginine translocase subunit TatC, whose amino-acid sequence MSDHDEIDASRAPLLEHLIELRRRLLYCIIAIGLAFFVSMYFSESIFGFLAKPLLRAGQGTLVYTQIFEAFFVQVKVSFFAAMMISFPVIANQLWQFVAPGLYRKEKKALLPFLLATPVLFLMGAAMAYYIAIPMALHFLLGFDGMVGGVKREALPAIGNYLSFVMQFLFAFGLAFLLPVLLMLLERAGIVTRKQLIGARRYAIVAATAIAAVLTPPDLMSQVLLAVPLIILYELAIIGIWFTERARSKQAAAVEEDADAVA is encoded by the coding sequence ATGAGCGATCATGACGAGATCGACGCCAGCCGCGCTCCCCTGCTCGAGCATCTGATCGAGCTGCGGCGACGGCTGCTCTACTGCATCATCGCCATCGGCCTGGCCTTTTTCGTGTCGATGTATTTTTCGGAGTCGATCTTCGGCTTCCTGGCCAAGCCGCTGCTCCGCGCCGGGCAGGGGACCCTGGTCTATACCCAGATTTTCGAGGCGTTCTTTGTTCAGGTGAAGGTATCCTTCTTCGCCGCGATGATGATCTCCTTCCCCGTGATCGCCAACCAGCTGTGGCAGTTCGTCGCGCCGGGGCTGTACCGCAAGGAAAAGAAGGCGCTGCTGCCCTTCCTGCTGGCGACGCCGGTGCTGTTCCTGATGGGGGCGGCGATGGCCTATTACATCGCCATTCCGATGGCACTGCACTTCCTGCTGGGCTTTGACGGCATGGTAGGCGGCGTGAAGCGCGAGGCGCTGCCCGCGATCGGCAATTACCTGTCCTTCGTGATGCAGTTCCTGTTCGCCTTCGGCCTGGCCTTCCTGCTGCCGGTGCTGCTGATGTTGCTGGAGCGGGCGGGGATCGTGACCCGCAAACAACTGATCGGCGCGCGGCGCTACGCCATCGTCGCGGCGACCGCGATCGCCGCCGTGCTGACTCCGCCGGACCTGATGTCGCAGGTGCTGCTCGCGGTACCGCTGATCATTCTCTACGAACTGGCGATCATCGGCATCTGGTTTACCGAAAGGGCGCGCTCGAAGCAGGCGGCGGCCGTGGAAGAGGATGCCGACGCGGTTGCGTGA
- the argS gene encoding arginine--tRNA ligase: MTLYTRFAAHIDAALDTLVAAGTLPGGLDRRNVTVEPPRDASHGDLATNAAMVLAKPAGTNPRALAEAIAAELGKLDEVDSVSVAGPGFLNMRLTDAAWRDELAAIPAAGGDYGRSVRGQGVTVNIEYVSANPTGPMHMGHCRGAVVGDALATLLEFAGHKVIREYYVNDAGGQVDVLARSAHLRYREALGATIEIPEGLYPGEYLKPIGAELAAEYGDKYVDAPESEWLVLFRTRAVAAMMAMIREDLALLGIHHDIFSSEAELQAAGKPEAAEAELRSRGLVYDGVLEAPKGETPEDWEPVELPLFRSSQFGDDQDRPIKKSNGAWTYFGADLAYHYQKAQSADQLIDIWGADHAGTVKRIVAAVEALTGGKTKFDVKLVQMVRLLRGGEPVKMSKRAGNFVTLADVVREVGKDVVRFTMLTRRADAQMDFDFAKVVEASKDNPVFYVQYAHARIASLKRRAAEAGIEGGTADLALLDAEDLALVKLAAQFPRIVETAATAREPHRVAFYLYDLAAAFHAAWNVGNDRVDRRFLIAEDAELTRARLFLSDGIGQIIRNGLALMGVEAVSEMK; this comes from the coding sequence ATGACCCTCTACACCCGCTTTGCCGCGCATATCGACGCGGCGCTGGACACGCTGGTCGCCGCCGGCACGCTGCCCGGCGGGCTGGATCGCCGCAACGTGACGGTCGAGCCGCCGCGCGATGCGAGCCATGGCGATCTCGCCACCAACGCCGCCATGGTGCTGGCCAAGCCCGCAGGCACCAATCCGCGCGCGCTGGCCGAGGCGATCGCGGCCGAGCTGGGCAAGCTGGACGAGGTGGACAGCGTGTCGGTCGCAGGGCCGGGCTTCCTGAACATGCGGCTGACCGATGCGGCCTGGCGCGACGAGCTGGCCGCGATCCCGGCGGCGGGTGGCGATTATGGCCGTTCGGTCCGCGGCCAGGGCGTGACCGTCAATATCGAATATGTCTCGGCCAACCCGACCGGGCCGATGCATATGGGCCATTGCCGCGGCGCGGTGGTGGGCGATGCGCTCGCCACGCTGCTGGAGTTTGCGGGCCACAAGGTCATCCGCGAATATTATGTCAACGATGCGGGCGGTCAGGTCGATGTCCTCGCCCGCTCGGCGCATCTGCGCTACCGCGAGGCGCTGGGCGCGACGATCGAAATCCCCGAAGGCCTGTATCCGGGCGAATATCTAAAGCCGATCGGCGCGGAACTCGCGGCCGAGTATGGCGACAAGTATGTCGATGCGCCCGAGAGCGAATGGCTGGTCCTGTTCCGCACCCGCGCGGTCGCGGCGATGATGGCGATGATCCGCGAGGATCTGGCGCTGCTCGGCATCCATCACGACATTTTCTCGTCCGAGGCGGAGTTGCAGGCGGCGGGCAAGCCCGAGGCCGCCGAGGCCGAGCTGCGGTCGCGCGGCCTCGTCTATGACGGCGTGCTGGAAGCACCGAAGGGCGAAACCCCCGAGGATTGGGAGCCGGTCGAGCTGCCGCTGTTCCGCTCCAGCCAGTTCGGCGACGATCAGGATCGCCCGATCAAGAAGTCGAACGGCGCCTGGACCTATTTCGGCGCAGACCTCGCCTATCATTATCAGAAGGCGCAGTCCGCCGACCAGCTGATCGATATCTGGGGCGCCGACCATGCGGGCACCGTCAAGCGCATCGTCGCGGCGGTCGAGGCGCTGACCGGTGGCAAGACCAAGTTCGACGTGAAGCTGGTCCAGATGGTCCGCCTGCTGCGCGGCGGCGAGCCGGTGAAGATGTCGAAGCGTGCAGGCAATTTCGTCACGCTTGCCGATGTCGTGCGCGAGGTCGGCAAGGACGTGGTGCGCTTCACCATGCTGACCCGCCGGGCCGACGCGCAGATGGACTTCGACTTCGCCAAGGTGGTCGAGGCGTCGAAGGACAATCCGGTCTTCTATGTCCAATATGCCCATGCGCGCATCGCCTCGCTGAAGCGGCGCGCGGCCGAAGCGGGCATCGAGGGCGGCACCGCCGACCTGGCGCTGCTCGACGCCGAGGATCTGGCGCTGGTCAAGCTGGCCGCCCAGTTCCCCCGCATCGTCGAGACGGCGGCGACCGCGCGCGAGCCGCATCGCGTCGCCTTCTACCTCTATGACTTGGCCGCCGCCTTCCATGCGGCGTGGAATGTCGGGAACGATCGCGTCGATCGCCGCTTCCTGATCGCGGAAGACGCCGAACTGACCCGCGCGCGTCTTTTCCTCAGCGACGGGATCGGGCAGATTATTCGCAACGGTCTGGCGCTGATGGGCGTCGAAGCCGTGTCGGAGATGAAGTGA
- a CDS encoding entericidin A/B family lipoprotein, translated as MRKLMGLAIVAGALLVSACNTVEGMGKDVSSAGNTVAKTADKSK; from the coding sequence ATGCGTAAGCTCATGGGTCTGGCGATCGTCGCCGGTGCACTGCTGGTCAGCGCCTGCAACACCGTGGAAGGCATGGGCAAGGACGTCAGCTCGGCGGGCAATACCGTCGCCAAGACGGCCGACAAGTCCAAGTAA
- a CDS encoding Sec-independent protein translocase subunit TatA: protein MGGLSPIHLIVLAIVAILLLGGGRFSNLMGDVAKGVKNFKKGMAEEDETPAKPSARIEAQKSAEPAFDRDGERVRDDR, encoded by the coding sequence ATGGGCGGCCTTAGCCCGATTCACCTCATCGTCCTCGCGATCGTCGCCATCCTTCTGCTCGGCGGCGGGCGTTTCTCCAACCTGATGGGCGACGTCGCCAAGGGTGTGAAGAACTTCAAGAAGGGCATGGCCGAGGAAGACGAGACGCCCGCGAAGCCGTCGGCCCGGATCGAGGCGCAGAAGTCGGCCGAGCCCGCCTTCGATCGCGACGGCGAGCGCGTGCGCGACGATCGCTGA
- a CDS encoding glycoside hydrolase family 3 N-terminal domain-containing protein — MIPVIFGLSGPVLTPDERAFFASVEPAGYILFKRNIVDRAQVRALTDSLRELTGRDDLAILIDQEGGRVARMGPPEWPAFPAGPVFARLYDKAPMSAIQAMRANGQSLGVMLREVGITVDCAPLLDVAQADTTEAIACRAYGSAPMPVAALGRAMLEGLAAAGVVGVVKHMPGHGRALVDSHHLLPTVTASEAELEVDLEPFITLSGAPMGMTSHIVFEAWDAERPATLSPTVIERIIRGRIGFDGLLMTDDIDMKALSGTAGEKAAGALAAGCDLVLDCWARMDEMVEIAGRVPPITEAARTRLDRAMASVGAGEGDFAELIARRDALLAIAD; from the coding sequence ATGATCCCCGTCATTTTCGGCCTGTCCGGCCCGGTGCTGACCCCCGACGAGCGGGCGTTCTTCGCCTCGGTCGAACCGGCGGGCTATATCCTATTCAAGCGCAATATCGTCGACCGGGCGCAGGTCCGCGCGCTGACCGACAGCTTGCGGGAACTGACGGGGCGGGACGATCTGGCGATCCTGATCGATCAGGAGGGCGGCCGCGTCGCGCGCATGGGGCCGCCCGAATGGCCCGCTTTCCCCGCCGGGCCGGTCTTTGCCCGGCTGTATGACAAGGCGCCGATGTCGGCGATCCAGGCGATGCGCGCCAACGGCCAGTCGCTGGGCGTGATGCTGCGCGAGGTGGGGATCACCGTCGACTGCGCGCCGCTTCTGGATGTGGCGCAAGCCGACACGACCGAGGCGATCGCCTGCCGCGCCTATGGCTCCGCGCCGATGCCGGTCGCCGCGCTGGGTCGTGCCATGCTGGAAGGGCTGGCGGCGGCGGGCGTGGTCGGGGTGGTCAAGCACATGCCCGGCCATGGCCGTGCGCTGGTCGACTCGCACCATCTGCTGCCCACCGTCACCGCCAGCGAGGCGGAGCTGGAGGTCGATCTCGAACCCTTTATCACCCTGTCGGGCGCGCCGATGGGCATGACCAGCCATATCGTGTTCGAGGCTTGGGATGCCGAGCGCCCCGCGACCCTGTCTCCGACCGTTATCGAACGGATCATCCGGGGGAGGATCGGCTTCGACGGGCTGTTGATGACCGACGATATCGACATGAAGGCATTGTCGGGGACCGCAGGCGAAAAGGCGGCGGGCGCGTTGGCCGCCGGATGCGATCTGGTGCTCGATTGCTGGGCGCGGATGGACGAGATGGTCGAGATCGCCGGACGGGTACCCCCGATCACCGAGGCAGCGCGCACCCGTCTCGACCGGGCGATGGCGAGCGTCGGCGCGGGGGAGGGCGACTTCGCCGAGCTGATCGCCCGCCGCGACGCGTTGCTCGCGATCGCGGACTAG
- the scpB gene encoding SMC-Scp complex subunit ScpB: protein MTDIDPTVRAVEAVLFASPEPMSVDSIRAHVGVGKGGGDIRGALEQLETQYRGRGITLVRRGDRWHFQTAPDLAHLLRRDREEARRLSRAAIETLAIIAYQEPVSRAEIEAIRGVAISKGTLDVLMEAGWVRPAGRREVPGRPLIYATTPAFLQHFGLTTRRDLPGLEDLRAAGLLDPVDLALERMGDEDTPDAAPDSDGGEGD, encoded by the coding sequence ATGACCGATATCGACCCGACCGTCCGCGCCGTCGAGGCGGTGCTGTTCGCCTCGCCCGAACCGATGAGCGTGGATTCGATCCGCGCGCATGTCGGGGTGGGCAAGGGCGGCGGCGACATCCGCGGTGCGTTGGAGCAGCTGGAGACGCAATATCGCGGGCGGGGCATCACGCTCGTCCGGCGCGGCGACCGCTGGCATTTCCAGACGGCACCCGATCTCGCCCATCTGCTCCGCCGCGACCGCGAGGAAGCACGCCGCCTGTCGCGCGCCGCGATCGAGACGCTGGCGATCATCGCCTATCAGGAACCCGTCAGCCGCGCGGAGATCGAGGCGATTCGCGGTGTCGCCATCTCCAAGGGCACGCTCGACGTGTTGATGGAGGCGGGTTGGGTGCGCCCCGCCGGGCGGCGCGAGGTGCCGGGGCGGCCGCTGATCTATGCGACGACGCCTGCCTTCCTCCAGCATTTCGGGCTGACGACCCGGCGCGATCTTCCGGGTTTGGAAGACTTGCGCGCCGCCGGGCTGCTCGATCCCGTCGATCTGGCGCTGGAGCGGATGGGCGACGAGGATACGCCCGATGCCGCCCCGGATTCAGATGGGGGTGAGGGCGATTGA